In Rhodobacteraceae bacterium LMO-JJ12, a single window of DNA contains:
- a CDS encoding GNAT family N-acetyltransferase, whose product MIFEKVINQPVIETERFDLRPLRLSDMGLIELYAGDQRVAKNTASIPHPLPPGTTEDFVRRAQADDRQEDVWAMDATKAEGPALMGVVGMTRMDRNHSEIGYWVAPAFWNTGIAQQAVAAILQANPLNSETIFASVFQDNPASARVLTNQGFEYLGDAETFSVARAATVPTWTYSLKC is encoded by the coding sequence ATGATATTTGAAAAGGTTATCAATCAACCGGTGATCGAAACCGAGCGTTTCGATCTGCGGCCCTTGCGCTTGTCGGATATGGGGCTGATCGAGCTTTATGCCGGTGATCAACGGGTCGCAAAGAACACCGCGTCGATCCCGCACCCGTTGCCTCCGGGGACAACGGAAGATTTCGTACGCCGCGCGCAAGCCGATGACCGGCAGGAAGATGTCTGGGCGATGGACGCAACCAAAGCGGAAGGGCCCGCATTGATGGGGGTCGTCGGGATGACGCGGATGGACCGAAATCATAGTGAGATCGGGTATTGGGTGGCGCCGGCCTTCTGGAACACTGGCATTGCGCAACAAGCAGTGGCGGCCATTCTCCAAGCCAACCCGCTGAACAGCGAAACGATCTTTGCCAGCGTGTTTCAGGATAACCCGGCCTCGGCCCGGGTGCTGACCAACCAGGGTTTCGAATATCTGGGCGATGCAGAGACCTTTTCGGTTGCGCGCGCAGCGACAGTTCCAACTTGGACCTACTCATTGAAATGCTGA
- the obgE gene encoding GTPase ObgE, which yields MKFLDLAKVYIRSGSGGNGCISFRREKYIEYGGPDGGDGGGGGDVWAEAVEGLNTLIDFRYQQHFFAQNGQGGMGRQRTGKDGEDIVLRVPVGTEILDEDEETVIADVTEIGERVLLAKGGNGGFGNLHFKSSTNQAPRRSNPGQDGVERTIWLRLKLIADAGLLGLPNAGKSTFLAASSNARPKIADYPFTTLHPNLGVVGVDGAEFVMADIPGLIAGAHEGKGIGDRFLGHVERCSVLLHLVDGTSATIGEDYRTIIGELEAYGGHLADKPRVTALNKIDALDEEARAEAKAELEAEVGGPVLMLSGVSREGLTEVLRAVRAEIEDDRLRFKKAATEAEQWRP from the coding sequence ATGAAATTTCTCGATCTCGCCAAAGTCTATATTCGCTCGGGTTCGGGCGGCAACGGATGCATCAGCTTCCGACGCGAAAAATATATCGAGTATGGCGGGCCTGATGGTGGCGATGGCGGCGGCGGAGGTGATGTCTGGGCCGAAGCGGTCGAAGGGCTGAACACGCTGATTGATTTTCGCTACCAGCAACATTTCTTTGCCCAGAATGGCCAGGGGGGGATGGGCAGACAACGTACTGGCAAAGATGGCGAGGACATCGTCCTGCGCGTACCGGTTGGCACCGAAATACTGGATGAAGATGAAGAAACCGTAATTGCCGACGTTACCGAGATCGGCGAACGTGTCTTGTTGGCCAAGGGCGGTAACGGCGGTTTTGGCAACCTGCATTTCAAGTCTTCCACCAATCAGGCTCCGCGCCGGTCCAATCCCGGCCAGGATGGAGTGGAGCGCACCATCTGGCTGCGGCTGAAACTGATTGCTGATGCCGGGTTGTTGGGCCTGCCCAACGCCGGAAAGTCGACCTTTCTTGCAGCCAGCTCGAACGCGCGGCCCAAGATTGCGGATTACCCGTTTACGACGTTGCACCCCAATCTCGGCGTTGTCGGCGTGGATGGGGCCGAGTTTGTCATGGCCGACATTCCAGGCCTGATTGCAGGCGCGCATGAAGGCAAGGGAATTGGCGACCGGTTTCTGGGCCATGTCGAACGGTGCTCGGTGCTGTTGCATCTGGTCGATGGGACGAGCGCGACGATAGGCGAAGATTACCGCACCATCATTGGCGAGCTCGAAGCCTATGGCGGGCATTTGGCCGACAAACCGCGTGTGACCGCGCTCAACAAGATTGATGCGCTGGATGAAGAGGCGCGAGCCGAGGCCAAGGCCGAGCTCGAAGCTGAGGTGGGTGGCCCTGTTCTGATGCTATCGGGCGTTTCGCGTGAAGGTCTTACCGAAGTGCTGCGTGCGGTGCGTGCCGAGATTGAGGATGACCGGCTGCGCTTCAAGAAAGCGGCGACGGAGGCGGAACAGTGGCGTCCCTGA
- the proB gene encoding glutamate 5-kinase: MASLSNARRLVIKIGSALLVDRTTGGLRSDWLHALAEDVVWLKSRGQDVVLVSSGSIALGRGVLKLPMTELALEQSQAAAAVGQIRLARAYEEALAPHGITTAQILVTLEDSTDRRRYLNSRATMEQLLALGVVPIVNENDTVATDEIRYGDNDRLAAQVAVTVGADVLVLLSDIDGFYSANPSQDASALRYDVIDEITPNIEAMAGDAGSGLSKGGMITKLMAAKTATSAGCAMAITEGARLRPLKALDEGANATWFTAKLDPHTARKRWIAAMKPKGAITVDNGAVAALLRGNSLLPAGVSVVTGSFERGAPVAILNTEGHKIGQGLCSYTSVEAAAIKGQKSDRIEPILGYPGRAALIHRDDMAL, translated from the coding sequence GTGGCGTCCCTGAGTAATGCCCGCAGGCTGGTCATCAAGATCGGCTCGGCCCTGCTGGTGGATCGCACAACCGGCGGGTTGCGGTCGGATTGGCTGCATGCACTGGCCGAGGATGTGGTTTGGCTGAAATCACGGGGTCAGGATGTCGTGCTGGTTTCATCCGGCTCGATTGCATTGGGTCGTGGGGTGTTGAAACTTCCTATGACGGAATTGGCGCTGGAACAGAGCCAGGCAGCGGCGGCGGTGGGCCAGATCCGGCTTGCGCGCGCCTATGAAGAGGCGCTGGCGCCGCACGGTATCACCACGGCGCAGATCTTGGTTACATTGGAAGATTCCACCGACCGGCGACGCTATCTTAATTCGCGCGCCACGATGGAGCAACTGCTGGCACTTGGCGTGGTGCCGATTGTCAACGAGAACGATACCGTGGCGACGGACGAAATCCGCTATGGCGACAATGACCGGCTTGCGGCGCAGGTTGCCGTGACGGTAGGGGCCGATGTGCTGGTGCTTTTATCGGATATTGACGGGTTCTACTCCGCCAACCCATCGCAGGACGCGAGCGCGCTACGCTATGATGTGATTGACGAGATTACACCCAATATCGAGGCGATGGCGGGGGACGCAGGCTCGGGCCTGTCGAAAGGCGGTATGATCACCAAACTGATGGCGGCAAAAACAGCGACATCTGCGGGTTGTGCCATGGCGATCACCGAAGGCGCACGCCTCAGGCCTCTGAAGGCACTGGACGAGGGCGCCAATGCCACATGGTTTACCGCCAAACTCGATCCGCACACGGCGCGCAAACGTTGGATCGCTGCCATGAAGCCGAAGGGGGCTATCACGGTTGATAACGGTGCTGTCGCCGCGCTCTTGCGGGGCAATTCGCTGTTGCCTGCCGGCGTAAGTGTAGTGACCGGCAGTTTTGAGCGCGGCGCACCTGTGGCCATTCTCAACACTGAGGGGCACAAGATCGGGCAAGGGCTTTGCTCCTACACTTCAGTCGAAGCGGCCGCGATCAAGGGGCAAAAGTCTGACCGGATCGAGCCGATCTTGGGCTATCCGGGCCGCGCCGCTCTGATCCACCGTGATGATATGGCGCTTTGA
- a CDS encoding glutamate-5-semialdehyde dehydrogenase, producing the protein MKDSADIHALMADLGARAKSAAAQLAFTSGESKHAALVGAAEAVWARRDEIIAANTKDLDYGRDKGLSAAMMDRLMLDEARIRAMVDGLRAVAEQPDPIGEVLAEWDQPSGLHIRRVRTPLGVIGVIYESRPNVTADAGALCLKAGNAVILRGGSESFHSAGAIHSCLQEGLSAAGLPEDAIQLVPTRDRAAVSEMLTMTDTIDVIVPRGGKGLVGLVQREARVPVFAHLEGIVHIYLDKAADPVKALNVVMNAKTRRTGICGAAECLLIHHDLLDTIGQGVIRALIDAGVRVHADETLQVIERTIAATDEDWGREYLDMDIAAKVVPDIDAAIAHIRTYGSDHTDCIITEDDEAAALFFERLDSAILMRNASTQFADGGEFGMGAEIGIATGKMHARGPVGAAQLTSFKYLVEGDGAVRT; encoded by the coding sequence ATGAAAGACAGTGCCGATATTCACGCCTTGATGGCCGATCTCGGAGCGCGCGCCAAATCCGCGGCTGCTCAACTGGCCTTTACCAGTGGCGAGAGCAAGCATGCCGCGTTGGTCGGAGCCGCCGAAGCGGTTTGGGCAAGACGCGACGAGATAATCGCGGCCAACACAAAAGATCTGGATTATGGTCGCGACAAAGGGCTTTCGGCAGCGATGATGGACCGATTGATGCTGGATGAAGCACGGATTCGTGCCATGGTCGATGGATTGCGCGCTGTGGCCGAGCAGCCCGATCCAATCGGCGAGGTTCTGGCCGAGTGGGATCAACCTAGTGGCCTGCACATCCGCCGGGTTCGCACGCCTTTGGGTGTTATTGGCGTAATCTATGAGAGCCGTCCCAATGTGACGGCAGATGCCGGGGCGCTGTGCCTCAAAGCGGGCAATGCGGTGATCCTGCGCGGTGGCTCGGAGAGTTTTCATTCAGCCGGTGCCATCCATTCCTGTTTGCAGGAGGGGCTGAGCGCAGCCGGCCTGCCCGAAGACGCGATCCAGCTGGTGCCAACACGAGACCGCGCTGCAGTGAGCGAGATGCTGACCATGACCGATACGATCGACGTGATTGTGCCGCGCGGTGGCAAGGGATTGGTTGGTCTGGTGCAACGCGAAGCACGAGTGCCGGTCTTTGCCCATCTCGAAGGCATTGTGCATATTTATCTCGACAAAGCGGCCGATCCGGTGAAGGCGTTGAATGTCGTGATGAACGCGAAAACGCGGCGTACGGGGATTTGCGGTGCGGCTGAATGCTTGCTGATTCATCATGATCTGCTCGACACTATTGGTCAGGGTGTGATCCGGGCACTGATCGATGCGGGTGTGCGGGTTCACGCCGATGAGACGCTGCAAGTGATCGAGCGCACCATTGCAGCGACAGACGAGGATTGGGGGCGTGAATATCTTGACATGGATATCGCTGCAAAAGTAGTCCCCGATATTGACGCTGCAATCGCCCATATTCGCACCTATGGATCCGACCATACCGATTGTATCATCACTGAGGACGACGAGGCGGCGGCGCTCTTTTTTGAGCGGCTGGACAGTGCGATTTTGATGCGCAACGCTTCCACCCAGTTTGCGGACGGTGGAGAATTTGGAATGGGTGCCGAGATCGGAATTGCTACGGGCAAGATGCACGCCCGCGGACCGGTGGGCGCGGCGCAACTGACCAGCTTCAAATACCTTGTTGAAGGCGATGGCGCGGTGCGCACCTGA
- a CDS encoding histidine phosphotransferase family protein, with product MPNTTTLSLATLVGSRICHDLISPVGAINNGIELIAMGGPIDTPELTLISDSVSNAAARIKFFRIAFGVASPEQTLGSATVVPIVSDTYCEGRQRARWDAQGDVSRAEVQAAFLALLCIESALPRGGLITVTQHGDKLCVSGSGGRVAHDKTLWSRLEGGSSGFGDLRPDQVQFALLPLALADLGRMPVIAAGDGSLSITF from the coding sequence ATGCCCAATACTACTACTCTTTCACTTGCCACACTGGTCGGTTCGCGCATCTGTCACGATCTGATCAGCCCGGTGGGTGCGATCAACAACGGAATCGAACTCATTGCAATGGGGGGCCCGATCGACACACCCGAGCTCACTCTGATCTCTGATAGCGTGTCGAATGCCGCCGCGCGCATCAAGTTTTTTCGCATCGCCTTTGGTGTGGCTTCGCCGGAGCAAACCTTGGGGTCTGCGACAGTTGTTCCAATTGTTTCTGACACCTACTGTGAAGGACGCCAGCGCGCCAGATGGGATGCCCAAGGCGATGTCAGCCGTGCCGAAGTCCAGGCGGCGTTCCTCGCCCTGCTTTGCATCGAATCCGCTCTGCCTCGGGGCGGTTTGATCACAGTAACGCAACATGGCGACAAACTCTGTGTGTCGGGTTCTGGGGGACGTGTGGCGCACGACAAGACGCTTTGGAGCAGATTGGAAGGGGGCAGTTCGGGATTTGGCGATCTGCGGCCCGACCAGGTACAGTTCGCCCTCCTGCCACTTGCATTGGCCGATCTGGGCCGCATGCCTGTGATTGCCGCCGGCGACGGCAGCCTCAGCATTACCTTCTGA
- a CDS encoding DUF3553 domain-containing protein codes for MNDLNAILAPGMRVRHPNRYDWGVGQVQSNILGKITVNFPEAGKVVIDGARIALEPVLDDG; via the coding sequence ATGAACGATTTGAATGCGATATTGGCACCAGGTATGCGCGTGCGCCACCCGAACCGATATGATTGGGGGGTCGGACAGGTGCAATCCAATATACTCGGCAAGATCACGGTCAACTTCCCCGAAGCTGGTAAGGTGGTTATTGATGGTGCGCGCATTGCGCTTGAACCTGTTCTTGATGACGGGTGA
- a CDS encoding GNAT family N-acetyltransferase encodes MAEPQYEVRLAECEADLLAAQRLRYRVFVEELGSGGALVDHVGRFERDRFDPYFDHLILIDHSRNAMALDHVVGVYRLMRSGMAREAGQFYSEDEYDLGPLRQSGRELLELGRSCLLPEYRGGAAMYHLWNGLAAYVDTHGIEILFGVASFHGTDVAALAQPLSLLYHRHLAPEHLCVRSKLYQNMDLMDEAQLDRRAAMVQVPALIKAYLRLGGVVGDGAFVDHAFNTTDICLIMDTARMNAKRRRIYARESRA; translated from the coding sequence ATGGCCGAGCCGCAATACGAAGTGAGACTGGCGGAATGTGAAGCTGATCTTTTGGCGGCGCAGAGGTTGCGCTATCGCGTCTTCGTCGAGGAGCTTGGCAGCGGTGGGGCGCTGGTGGACCATGTCGGCCGGTTTGAACGCGACCGGTTCGACCCATACTTTGACCATCTGATCCTGATCGACCACAGCCGCAATGCGATGGCATTGGATCATGTGGTGGGTGTCTATCGGCTGATGCGTTCGGGAATGGCGCGAGAGGCCGGGCAGTTTTACTCAGAAGATGAATACGATCTTGGGCCGCTGCGCCAGAGCGGGCGCGAATTGTTGGAGCTGGGGCGGTCGTGCCTTTTGCCCGAGTATCGCGGTGGGGCGGCCATGTATCACCTTTGGAACGGGCTGGCGGCCTATGTCGATACCCATGGCATCGAAATCTTGTTTGGTGTGGCCAGCTTTCATGGCACGGATGTCGCCGCTCTGGCACAGCCATTATCTTTGCTCTATCATCGACACCTTGCACCAGAACATCTTTGCGTTCGCTCTAAACTCTATCAAAACATGGACTTGATGGACGAAGCTCAGCTAGATAGACGAGCGGCGATGGTGCAAGTGCCCGCATTGATCAAGGCCTATCTGCGGCTCGGTGGCGTGGTGGGCGATGGCGCTTTTGTGGATCACGCATTCAACACCACCGACATTTGCCTGATCATGGATACGGCGCGAATGAACGCCAAGCGCCGACGAATTTATGCAAGGGAAAGCCGCGCATGA
- a CDS encoding 1-acyl-sn-glycerol-3-phosphate acyltransferase: MSTWNPQMEPPEVVIGPLGWLRVVLRGLILGVIVFGGLVILLLLRLIERPLFGLHRPWTPWIVQAVCRAAFRILGMAHRVEGVRMRERGAVVSNHASWLDIFALNACKRVYFVSKSEVAGWPGIGWLARATGTVFIRRDPRDARAQQEIFEERLLAGHRLLFFPEGTSTDGRRVLPFKSTLFQAFFTPHLVHELYIQPVTLIYRPPNGADPRIYGWWGDMAFGPHLVQTLAAARQGTVSVVYHTPLKVDEFDDRKALARACERAVRSGLPEDVAA, encoded by the coding sequence ATGAGCACGTGGAATCCGCAAATGGAGCCGCCGGAGGTTGTGATCGGGCCGCTGGGCTGGCTGCGGGTGGTGCTACGCGGCCTGATCCTGGGGGTAATCGTTTTTGGTGGGCTGGTAATTCTGCTCTTGTTGCGGCTGATCGAACGGCCGCTTTTCGGGCTACATCGGCCCTGGACGCCGTGGATTGTACAGGCGGTGTGCCGGGCGGCGTTTCGGATACTCGGGATGGCGCATCGGGTCGAGGGCGTGCGTATGCGCGAACGGGGAGCAGTGGTGTCTAACCATGCGTCATGGCTGGATATTTTTGCGCTGAACGCCTGCAAGCGGGTGTATTTCGTATCAAAGTCCGAGGTGGCGGGATGGCCGGGTATCGGATGGCTGGCGCGGGCGACGGGCACGGTTTTCATCCGCCGCGACCCGCGCGACGCGCGCGCGCAACAAGAGATTTTCGAGGAACGGCTCTTGGCGGGGCATCGCCTGCTCTTTTTTCCGGAAGGGACTTCGACGGACGGAAGGCGCGTTTTACCTTTTAAATCAACGCTTTTTCAGGCGTTCTTTACGCCGCATCTGGTGCATGAGCTTTATATTCAACCCGTCACATTGATCTATCGCCCGCCAAATGGGGCCGACCCCAGAATTTATGGCTGGTGGGGGGATATGGCATTTGGTCCGCATCTTGTGCAAACACTGGCGGCGGCGCGGCAGGGAACGGTCTCAGTGGTTTATCATACCCCGCTGAAAGTAGATGAATTTGACGATCGCAAGGCGCTGGCGCGGGCCTGTGAGAGGGCGGTGCGCAGTGGGTTGCCCGAGGATGTGGCGGCGTAG
- a CDS encoding thiamine phosphate synthase codes for MDAPETPQLYIITPAEIELSRFPDQLARVLDAQAVACVRLALSSHDEDTLCRAADAVREVTIARDVALVIERHILLVERLGLDGVHLTDGARLVRKVRQELGQDAIVGAFCGASRHDGLNAGEAGADYISFGPIGETPLGDGSVAERDLFQWWSEVVEVPVVAEGALDVDLIADLAPVTDFFGIGDEIWLADDPVAALKTLIAPLA; via the coding sequence ATGGACGCGCCCGAGACGCCGCAACTCTACATCATCACCCCCGCCGAGATCGAACTCAGCCGTTTCCCGGATCAACTCGCCCGCGTGCTTGACGCCCAGGCGGTTGCCTGCGTCCGGCTGGCCCTGTCCAGCCATGACGAAGACACGCTTTGCCGCGCGGCGGATGCAGTGCGCGAAGTCACCATCGCGCGCGACGTCGCCCTGGTGATCGAGCGTCACATCCTCCTCGTCGAACGTCTCGGCCTTGACGGTGTGCATCTCACCGATGGCGCGCGTCTGGTGCGCAAGGTGCGCCAGGAACTGGGCCAGGATGCAATCGTCGGCGCGTTCTGCGGCGCCTCGCGCCATGATGGCCTCAATGCGGGCGAAGCCGGCGCCGATTACATCAGCTTCGGACCCATTGGCGAAACCCCCTTGGGCGACGGCAGCGTGGCCGAACGTGACCTTTTTCAGTGGTGGAGCGAAGTTGTCGAAGTGCCCGTCGTAGCCGAAGGTGCGCTTGATGTTGACCTCATCGCCGATCTTGCCCCGGTCACCGATTTCTTCGGCATCGGAGACGAGATCTGGCTCGCCGACGATCCGGTTGCGGCCCTCAAGACTCTCATCGCCCCCCTGGCCTGA
- a CDS encoding TfoX/Sxy family protein: MTYDPGHTALLRDDLADHEVEEKRMFGGVCFMLRGNMLCGTHKNGALFRVGKPNVEIALALPDVDYMEMTGRRMGAFVDAAPEALEDDTTRAALMRLALAFNATLPAK; the protein is encoded by the coding sequence ATGACCTATGACCCGGGCCACACCGCATTGCTGCGCGACGATCTCGCTGATCATGAGGTCGAAGAAAAGCGCATGTTCGGCGGGGTTTGCTTCATGCTGCGCGGCAACATGCTCTGCGGCACCCACAAGAACGGCGCGCTCTTCCGCGTCGGCAAACCCAACGTCGAAATTGCCCTCGCGTTGCCCGACGTGGACTATATGGAAATGACCGGGCGGCGGATGGGTGCCTTTGTCGATGCCGCGCCCGAGGCCCTTGAAGACGACACCACCCGCGCCGCGCTGATGCGCCTCGCCCTCGCTTTCAACGCAACCTTGCCAGCCAAGTGA
- a CDS encoding RNA methyltransferase yields MPSETPQPAFVLVRPQMGENIGAAARAMWNFGLDRMRVVAPRDGWPSERAVAMASGAGRLLDEALLYDDLAGALEDCTYVYATTARARELTKPVLSPERAMADAAERIAAGEKVGVLFGPERAGLENDDVARANAIISVPVNPRFASLNLGQCVLLTGYEWMRAAGDVVHESYVPSRGDWATGQDVEKLGEHYERELDASGFFYPPEKAEGMKIRLRNLWSRMRLTRTDVQMLHGVLRQMVHTNTR; encoded by the coding sequence ATGCCAAGCGAAACCCCGCAACCTGCATTCGTTCTGGTGCGCCCGCAGATGGGTGAAAATATCGGCGCGGCAGCGCGTGCGATGTGGAATTTCGGGTTGGACCGGATGCGTGTGGTGGCGCCGCGCGATGGCTGGCCGAGCGAGCGGGCGGTGGCGATGGCGAGCGGGGCGGGGCGGCTTTTGGATGAGGCGCTGCTCTATGACGATCTGGCCGGGGCGCTGGAAGATTGCACCTATGTTTATGCCACGACGGCGCGGGCGCGCGAGTTGACCAAGCCGGTATTGAGCCCGGAACGGGCGATGGCCGACGCGGCCGAGCGGATTGCGGCAGGTGAGAAGGTGGGCGTGTTGTTCGGACCAGAGCGCGCAGGGTTGGAAAACGACGATGTGGCGCGCGCCAATGCGATTATTTCGGTGCCGGTCAATCCGCGCTTTGCCTCGCTCAACCTAGGGCAATGTGTTTTGTTGACCGGCTATGAGTGGATGCGCGCGGCGGGGGATGTTGTGCATGAAAGCTATGTGCCGAGTCGGGGCGATTGGGCCACGGGGCAGGATGTTGAAAAGCTGGGCGAGCATTATGAGCGGGAGCTGGATGCGTCGGGGTTCTTCTATCCGCCCGAGAAGGCCGAGGGCATGAAAATCAGGCTGCGCAATCTCTGGAGCCGGATGCGATTGACGCGCACGGATGTGCAGATGTTGCATGGCGTGCTGCGACAGATGGTGCACACCAACACCCGTTGA
- a CDS encoding COX15/CtaA family protein: MAEKRSIFEEVGEGARKTIVPEGGMIDRGRRGARGAIRAWLLVLFALVVIMIAVGGLTRLTDSGLSITEWRPVTGAMPPMNEADWQAEFEKYQASPQFQIENKWMQLHDFKVIYWWEWGHRQLGRVIGLVWAVGFVFFWLSKRIPPGWTGRLLLVGGLGGLQGAVGWWMVASGLTGSMTSVASYRLATHLGLAFVILGFIAWYVLVLGREERDLMQARRGREAKLFAISTGWMHFAFLQILLGALVAGIDAGRSYTDWPLMGGQVIPPGAMMIEPAWRNFFENPGTVQFVHRIVGYLLAAYTIRAWMRGRRSANRKTQQAFSLAAIGVALQVVLGIYTVMTAAPWEIAIAHQLGAVAVFVLIIRARFAAAYPQVTSIRG, encoded by the coding sequence ATGGCAGAGAAACGCTCAATTTTTGAAGAGGTTGGTGAGGGCGCGCGCAAGACGATCGTCCCCGAAGGCGGGATGATTGATCGCGGGCGCAGGGGTGCGCGGGGCGCGATCCGCGCCTGGCTTTTGGTGCTGTTTGCGCTGGTGGTGATCATGATCGCCGTGGGTGGTTTGACCCGGCTGACCGATAGTGGGCTTTCGATTACGGAATGGCGACCGGTGACCGGGGCGATGCCGCCGATGAATGAGGCCGATTGGCAGGCGGAATTTGAAAAATATCAGGCCAGTCCGCAGTTTCAAATCGAAAACAAGTGGATGCAACTGCATGACTTCAAGGTCATCTACTGGTGGGAATGGGGGCATCGCCAGCTTGGCCGGGTGATTGGTCTGGTTTGGGCCGTTGGCTTCGTGTTCTTCTGGCTGAGCAAGCGGATACCGCCGGGGTGGACCGGGCGGCTTTTGCTTGTCGGGGGGCTTGGCGGATTGCAGGGGGCCGTTGGCTGGTGGATGGTGGCCAGCGGGCTTACGGGGTCGATGACCAGCGTGGCGAGCTATCGTTTGGCAACGCACCTGGGGCTGGCCTTTGTCATCCTCGGGTTCATCGCTTGGTATGTCTTGGTGTTGGGGCGCGAGGAACGTGATCTGATGCAGGCACGGCGCGGGCGCGAGGCGAAGCTGTTTGCAATTTCAACCGGATGGATGCATTTCGCTTTCCTGCAGATCCTTCTGGGGGCGCTGGTGGCGGGGATTGACGCCGGGCGCTCTTATACCGATTGGCCCTTGATGGGTGGGCAGGTGATTCCGCCCGGTGCGATGATGATCGAGCCGGCATGGCGCAATTTCTTTGAAAACCCCGGAACGGTGCAGTTTGTGCATCGCATCGTGGGCTATTTGCTGGCGGCATATACGATCAGGGCCTGGATGCGCGGCCGGCGCAGCGCCAATCGCAAAACGCAGCAGGCGTTTTCGCTGGCCGCGATTGGGGTGGCGTTGCAGGTTGTTCTGGGCATTTACACGGTGATGACGGCAGCCCCTTGGGAGATTGCGATTGCGCATCAGCTGGGCGCCGTGGCGGTGTTTGTCTTGATCATCCGGGCGCGGTTTGCGGCCGCTTATCCACAAGTTACGTCGATCAGAGGGTGA